In Phaeobacter inhibens DSM 16374, the following proteins share a genomic window:
- a CDS encoding FAD-binding oxidoreductase: MDISQISALFAPVIGTQNVITGERLALRNTGYCAASYDGGVLLTPGSAQDVSKICWLAAEHGLAIVPQGGLTGLVQGTATAPGQVALSLEKMTRILELDPVQGIITAEAGVTLQQVIDAAEPLGLAPGVDLPSRGSCTLGGLASTNAGGIQAIRYGMARDNILGLEAVLADGTILDLNNTLLKNNAGYDLKQLFIGSEGTLGIITKLTLRLHSRPSSVQTALIGCAGTEDLFQVLASARKAFGGSLLSFEAMWPEFFIQIATHLGSSLVSPDCGIYGVIETGHWGDKEHEDALTTFLAGCFEDGLLQDGTLAQSETQRRTIWQLREDADVIESPNGPCLSYDVGLRLHDIPGYVEQLQMRIAKDCKGVTCYVFGHMGDGNLHIMVGPAHDPASHATIDGAVYGVLQQFTGTTVSAEHGIGLEKRMHLPLSRPTPALAAMRQLKTAFDPQSTLNPSKVFDDLPCLALSKEDV, translated from the coding sequence ATGGATATCAGTCAGATTTCCGCTCTATTCGCTCCGGTGATCGGCACGCAGAATGTGATCACCGGCGAGCGGCTCGCCTTGCGCAACACCGGCTATTGCGCCGCGAGCTATGACGGTGGCGTGCTGCTGACTCCCGGCTCGGCGCAGGACGTTAGCAAAATTTGCTGGTTGGCTGCCGAACATGGACTGGCAATTGTTCCGCAAGGCGGGTTGACCGGGCTGGTGCAGGGCACTGCCACGGCCCCCGGGCAGGTGGCCTTGTCGCTAGAGAAGATGACCCGGATTCTGGAGCTCGATCCGGTGCAGGGCATTATCACCGCTGAGGCCGGCGTCACCCTGCAGCAGGTAATCGACGCCGCCGAGCCCCTCGGCCTCGCCCCCGGTGTCGACCTGCCGTCGCGCGGCAGCTGCACCCTGGGTGGCCTCGCCTCGACCAATGCTGGCGGCATCCAGGCGATCCGTTACGGCATGGCGCGCGACAACATTTTGGGGCTGGAAGCGGTGCTCGCGGACGGTACGATCCTGGATCTGAACAACACTCTGCTCAAGAACAACGCAGGCTATGACCTGAAGCAGCTGTTCATCGGCTCCGAAGGCACGCTTGGCATCATCACCAAACTCACCCTGCGCCTGCACAGCCGCCCGTCCTCGGTGCAAACTGCGCTGATCGGCTGCGCCGGAACCGAAGATCTGTTCCAAGTGCTGGCCAGCGCCCGCAAAGCCTTTGGAGGCAGCCTCTTGTCATTTGAAGCCATGTGGCCGGAGTTCTTCATCCAAATCGCCACGCATTTGGGCAGCAGCTTGGTGTCACCCGATTGCGGTATCTACGGGGTGATCGAGACCGGCCACTGGGGCGACAAAGAGCACGAGGATGCTCTGACGACCTTTCTGGCCGGATGTTTCGAGGATGGCCTTCTGCAGGACGGCACCCTCGCCCAGTCCGAAACACAGCGCCGCACCATCTGGCAGCTGCGCGAGGACGCAGACGTGATAGAAAGTCCGAACGGCCCCTGCCTGTCCTACGACGTCGGCCTGCGCCTTCACGATATCCCCGGTTATGTTGAACAGCTGCAAATGCGGATCGCAAAGGATTGCAAGGGAGTCACCTGCTACGTTTTCGGCCACATGGGCGACGGCAACTTGCACATCATGGTAGGGCCTGCCCATGACCCCGCTAGTCACGCCACAATTGACGGCGCTGTCTACGGCGTGCTGCAGCAATTCACAGGCACGACCGTTTCGGCAGAACACGGCATAGGACTCGAAAAACGCATGCATCTGCCGCTTAGCCGCCCCACACCGGCTCTCGCGGCCATGCGACAGCTAAAGACAGCGTTTGACCCCCAATCTACGCTCAACCCCTCCAAAGTGTTTGATGATCTGCCCTGCCTCGCCCTCTCGAAGGAGGATGTGTGA
- a CDS encoding ABC transporter permease, translating into MMRKPRNLQGWLLKLAAILTGLFLLMPLLAVIPVTFTPKRFLSLPKGDWSLRHYRPLLTDEAWLASISDSVLVAMASSVIATVLATAFALGLWFRQPRYGGALVGLALLPMAVPPVVSAVIIYFLQARIGLIDTYAGLILTHVIMVTPFAVIVMLTATSRLDKSLELASRNLGASRLQTTFWVVLPNLKFGLFSAWFLSLVLSWEEIAVTLFVSGIDVITLPKRIWDGLRLNVDPIIAAVSVILMVLTTIAIVAKALYEHRKDKSGS; encoded by the coding sequence ATGATGCGCAAGCCCCGGAACCTGCAAGGCTGGCTGCTGAAACTTGCCGCCATCCTCACCGGCCTCTTCTTGCTGATGCCGCTGCTGGCTGTGATCCCGGTCACCTTCACCCCCAAGCGGTTCCTGTCTCTGCCAAAGGGCGACTGGTCCCTGCGCCACTATCGGCCGCTGCTGACAGACGAGGCCTGGCTGGCCAGCATATCCGACAGCGTGCTGGTGGCTATGGCCAGCAGCGTGATCGCCACGGTTCTAGCCACCGCTTTTGCCTTGGGCCTTTGGTTCCGCCAGCCGCGCTATGGCGGGGCGCTGGTGGGACTGGCGCTGTTGCCGATGGCGGTGCCTCCGGTGGTCTCGGCGGTAATCATCTACTTCCTGCAAGCGCGCATCGGCCTGATCGATACCTATGCGGGGCTGATCCTGACCCATGTGATCATGGTGACGCCCTTTGCGGTGATCGTGATGCTGACCGCCACCTCACGGCTGGACAAATCGCTGGAGCTTGCCTCGCGCAACCTTGGCGCCTCGCGATTGCAAACCACCTTCTGGGTGGTGCTGCCGAACCTCAAATTCGGGCTGTTCTCGGCCTGGTTCCTTAGCTTGGTTCTGTCCTGGGAAGAGATCGCCGTCACCTTGTTTGTCAGTGGCATCGACGTGATCACCCTGCCGAAACGGATCTGGGATGGGCTGCGCCTCAACGTTGACCCGATCATCGCTGCGGTCTCGGTGATCCTGATGGTGCTGACCACCATCGCCATCGTCGCCAAGGCCCTGTACGAGCACCGTAAAGACAAGTCCGGCAGTTGA
- a CDS encoding ABC transporter permease, translating into MAARLNIHTIAMWLLPALFLAVYLAPLLGIFGWSVSRPEPGAQNYVRMLTDADALNIMLRTARVCILVTLTSVLMAYLLAYHWVFGSPARKLFMELCIFIPFWISVLIRAFGWVVILRNKGILNETLLSIGAIAEPLTLVRTEFSVVLGMVHFLVPFAVFPIASIMRQIDSRVLLASRGMGASPAFTFWNVFLPLTVSGILASVIIVFVFALGFFITPAILGGGKIVMIAEYIYIQMFQTSNWGFGAALSIGVLAVVAAMAGLLFRVIHPERLVK; encoded by the coding sequence ATGGCCGCACGGCTCAATATACACACCATAGCCATGTGGCTGCTGCCCGCCCTTTTCCTGGCGGTCTATCTGGCACCGCTCTTGGGCATCTTTGGCTGGTCTGTCTCTCGGCCTGAGCCCGGAGCCCAGAACTATGTGCGGATGCTGACTGATGCGGATGCGCTCAACATAATGCTGCGCACCGCGCGGGTCTGCATTCTGGTCACCCTTACCTCAGTGCTGATGGCCTACCTTCTGGCCTATCACTGGGTCTTCGGCTCACCCGCGCGCAAGCTGTTCATGGAGCTTTGCATCTTCATCCCCTTCTGGATCTCAGTGCTGATCCGCGCCTTCGGCTGGGTGGTGATCCTGCGCAACAAGGGCATCCTGAACGAGACCCTGCTGTCCATTGGCGCCATCGCCGAACCGCTGACGCTGGTGCGCACTGAATTTTCCGTGGTCCTAGGCATGGTGCATTTTCTGGTGCCCTTTGCAGTCTTCCCGATTGCCTCGATCATGCGCCAGATCGACTCTCGGGTGCTCTTGGCCTCGCGCGGTATGGGTGCCAGCCCGGCCTTCACCTTTTGGAATGTGTTCCTACCACTCACGGTATCCGGCATCCTAGCCTCGGTGATCATCGTCTTTGTCTTTGCCCTTGGCTTCTTCATCACCCCGGCGATCCTCGGTGGCGGTAAAATCGTGATGATTGCGGAATACATCTACATCCAGATGTTCCAGACATCGAACTGGGGCTTTGGCGCCGCGCTCAGCATCGGGGTGCTGGCCGTGGTCGCGGCAATGGCGGGCCTGCTGTTCAGGGTCATCCATCCGGAAAGGCTGGTCAAATGA
- a CDS encoding ABC transporter substrate-binding protein, with translation MSNFQRDCCELLAERFRSGKLDRRGFLTGLVALGAATMAAPGARAAGQELVVVNWGGDAIDAYSAAFAEAYEAATGNKLKIDGSGPLEGSMKTQFESNSVRWDVCDAEPYSAIRLGREGMMEKIDYSIVDRSKIEPGFDGEFYVPSYFYSNVIAYDAARFGDDAPSTWADFWNVAKYPGKRTLYKWMTGVLEAALLADGVAPAELYPLDVDRALAKIEVLKPHIVSFWSSGAESQQLLRDGEASMGLLWHTRANLTKQDTEGEVDWTFDQGLVSPSGWTVIKGNPAGLKAAMEFIALAQNPDNQVTLLNELGNGPANPAAHALVSEEMKPVDASSKENLERQIALQAEWYADHYGTALDKYLALVSS, from the coding sequence ATGAGCAACTTTCAACGAGACTGCTGCGAGCTATTGGCTGAGCGCTTCCGGAGTGGCAAGCTGGACCGTCGCGGCTTTCTGACCGGGCTGGTTGCCTTGGGGGCAGCGACTATGGCCGCGCCGGGTGCCCGGGCCGCAGGCCAGGAGCTGGTCGTGGTCAACTGGGGCGGGGATGCGATTGACGCCTACTCCGCCGCCTTTGCCGAGGCTTACGAGGCCGCCACTGGCAACAAGCTGAAGATCGACGGCTCCGGACCTCTCGAAGGCTCGATGAAGACCCAATTCGAAAGCAACTCGGTCCGCTGGGACGTCTGCGACGCCGAACCCTATTCCGCGATCCGCCTGGGCCGCGAAGGCATGATGGAGAAAATCGACTATTCCATCGTCGACCGCAGCAAGATCGAGCCCGGCTTCGACGGCGAATTCTACGTTCCCTCCTATTTCTACAGCAATGTCATCGCCTATGACGCCGCCCGCTTCGGCGATGACGCGCCCAGCACCTGGGCCGATTTCTGGAATGTCGCGAAGTACCCGGGCAAACGCACCCTCTACAAATGGATGACCGGCGTACTGGAGGCCGCGCTGCTGGCCGATGGCGTGGCGCCTGCTGAGCTTTATCCGCTGGATGTGGACCGCGCGCTGGCCAAGATCGAGGTGCTGAAGCCGCATATCGTCAGCTTCTGGTCCTCCGGCGCCGAAAGTCAGCAGCTGTTGCGCGACGGCGAGGCCTCGATGGGCCTGCTGTGGCACACCCGCGCCAACCTGACCAAGCAGGACACCGAAGGCGAGGTCGACTGGACCTTTGATCAGGGTCTGGTGTCGCCTTCCGGCTGGACTGTGATCAAGGGCAACCCGGCCGGGCTAAAGGCTGCAATGGAGTTCATCGCCCTGGCTCAAAATCCGGACAATCAGGTGACCCTGCTGAACGAGCTGGGTAACGGCCCAGCCAACCCTGCCGCCCATGCGCTGGTTTCGGAAGAAATGAAGCCGGTGGATGCGAGCTCCAAAGAGAACCTGGAGCGGCAGATCGCGCTGCAGGCGGAATGGTACGCCGACCACTACGGCACCGCGCTGGATAAATATCTGGCCCTGGTCAGCAGCTAA
- a CDS encoding ABC transporter ATP-binding protein, producing MLRALPGPGTMGNQSVSQIAASSTCKSYGNFKALHDVSMEINKGEFLTFLGPSGSGKITFLMILAGFTEQTSGQLMKDGRDISALVAEERNFGMVFQGYALFPHMTVWQNVDYPLRVRKMGSAERKQKVGRIIETVGLTEHDHKKPSQLSGGQQQRVALARSLVFQPDVLLLDEPLSALDRNLREQMQSELKRVHEETGTTFVFVTHDQGEALAMSDKVAIFNKGRLMQLDSPDRIYSAPDSRFVAEFLGQINIFPVTSPGMDGDLLRANLDGTTLSAANPGNRVNSTVNIAVRPEHMTLSSEHPADQTNILPARVVQTTYQGSHSDLMLQTPQGRTISASTHSANGTLPSVGSELWVSWSPENSIVIAD from the coding sequence ATGCTCAGGGCCTTACCGGGGCCAGGAACGATGGGGAACCAGTCAGTGTCACAAATCGCGGCCAGCAGCACCTGCAAGTCATATGGCAACTTCAAGGCTCTTCATGATGTCAGCATGGAGATCAACAAAGGCGAGTTCCTGACCTTTCTCGGCCCCTCCGGTTCCGGCAAGATCACTTTTCTGATGATTCTTGCAGGCTTTACCGAACAAACATCCGGCCAATTGATGAAAGACGGCCGGGACATCAGCGCACTGGTGGCAGAAGAGCGAAACTTTGGCATGGTGTTTCAGGGCTATGCGCTGTTTCCTCATATGACGGTCTGGCAGAATGTCGATTACCCTCTGCGGGTGCGTAAGATGGGCAGCGCCGAACGCAAGCAGAAGGTTGGGCGGATCATCGAAACCGTTGGCCTTACTGAACATGATCACAAGAAACCCTCGCAACTCAGCGGAGGGCAGCAGCAGCGGGTGGCCCTGGCGCGCTCATTGGTGTTCCAGCCGGATGTGTTGCTGCTGGATGAGCCGCTGTCGGCGCTCGACCGCAATCTGCGCGAACAGATGCAGAGCGAACTGAAGCGGGTGCATGAGGAAACCGGAACCACCTTTGTCTTTGTCACCCACGACCAGGGTGAGGCGCTGGCGATGTCCGACAAGGTGGCCATTTTCAACAAGGGTCGACTGATGCAACTGGACTCGCCTGACCGGATCTATAGCGCGCCGGACTCGCGCTTTGTCGCAGAATTCCTGGGCCAGATCAATATCTTCCCGGTAACGAGCCCCGGCATGGATGGCGACCTCTTGCGCGCTAATCTGGACGGCACGACGCTTTCGGCCGCCAATCCGGGAAACCGCGTGAACAGCACCGTCAACATCGCCGTGCGGCCTGAACACATGACACTCAGCTCCGAGCACCCTGCAGATCAGACCAATATACTGCCCGCCCGGGTGGTCCAGACCACCTATCAGGGCTCGCATAGCGACCTGATGCTGCAGACGCCGCAGGGCCGCACCATCAGTGCCTCCACCCACAGCGCCAATGGCACGCTGCCCAGTGTTGGCAGTGAACTGTGGGTCAGCTGGTCCCCCGAAAACAGCATCGTGATTGCCGACTAA
- a CDS encoding LysR substrate-binding domain-containing protein, producing MAERDASDARRVYPSMTALRMLEAVSRLGSLHKASEAMFVTPSAVSHQLRNLEQMLGVKLISRAGRKVELTSAGNRYVQDIRKALEIVERANAPLGGSEPFGPLRINCASGLGSYWLAYHITEFLDLFPNIDLEITNETDRSDILNDQTDFSIIYGDGAWPGKHVQHLFTPRAFPVCSPAFLERHGRIRTPEDLVKLPLLHHRNQSDWVVWLSAASKKSFELSKGIMFSDVTQNINAAIAGAGIAIGDDILGRHALREGKLVRLFDTDIRGPHAYYIVTQKERMERRVCQLAIDWLSRWFQEYTLQTQS from the coding sequence ATGGCCGAAAGAGACGCAAGCGATGCGCGCCGGGTCTACCCGTCGATGACCGCGCTCAGGATGCTGGAGGCGGTGTCGCGGCTGGGCAGCCTGCACAAGGCGTCAGAGGCGATGTTCGTGACCCCCAGCGCGGTTTCGCATCAGCTGCGAAATCTGGAGCAAATGCTGGGTGTCAAACTGATCAGCCGTGCGGGCCGCAAAGTGGAGCTGACCTCAGCCGGCAACCGCTATGTGCAGGACATCCGCAAGGCGCTGGAGATCGTCGAACGCGCCAACGCTCCACTGGGCGGCAGCGAACCCTTCGGACCCTTGCGGATCAACTGTGCGTCAGGCTTGGGCAGCTATTGGCTCGCGTACCACATCACCGAGTTCCTGGACCTCTTTCCCAACATAGACCTGGAAATCACCAACGAGACCGATCGCAGCGATATCCTCAACGATCAAACTGATTTCTCGATCATCTACGGCGACGGCGCCTGGCCGGGCAAGCACGTCCAGCACCTGTTCACCCCACGCGCTTTCCCAGTCTGTTCGCCCGCCTTCCTAGAGCGCCACGGCCGCATCCGTACGCCCGAGGATCTAGTGAAACTGCCGCTACTGCACCACCGCAATCAAAGCGATTGGGTGGTCTGGCTGTCTGCCGCCAGCAAGAAGAGCTTTGAGTTGAGCAAGGGCATCATGTTTTCGGACGTGACCCAAAATATCAACGCAGCTATTGCCGGAGCCGGGATAGCAATCGGGGACGACATCCTGGGCCGCCACGCGCTGCGCGAGGGTAAGCTGGTACGCCTGTTTGACACCGATATTCGCGGCCCCCACGCCTATTACATCGTTACCCAGAAAGAGCGGATGGAACGCCGGGTTTGCCAGCTGGCGATCGACTGGCTGTCGCGCTGGTTCCAGGAATACACACTGCAAACGCAGAGTTAG
- a CDS encoding amidohydrolase, with product MVSSAGIRSTNTPEGLPAADMVLRNGRIYTVDQDQPWAEAVAIKHGRFMAVGSNAEIEPLIADYTHVHDLNGAFAMPGLYDMHTHPDLALGPKYSDYLDVGLETPSLDQVREATLRYATENPDREWIFGKHFVHYAFRKAGLKPGRDWLDSFIPDRPVAIMDRMWGSCMANSKALELAGVSKDTVDPNNGYIVRDPLTGEPDGILVDGAYALIMAAMPPPPMHALTRAYREGARFQSARGVVATKYVHVCEQRLDALRAIDLAGELPVRVEAAISWQDDIFPVCRRWELLAGERHYYRSKRLNANAVKFHFDGTAEPRTSYLITPWPNEKTWQGSLNLTPEHIYDMVAEMDRKRILVIAHCTGDGASDIFLDAVAECRRRNGPGGMRHQCAHSTLLDEGNLARFAELDVIAEFSPVGWFPSEFTIGARSSFGERLQEAYNVRGVLDAGGVTVMGTDWPVSSIDPWFGFETLVTRENPRGEMEGKLGRSITPQEAIRMLTLNGAYAMGCEDVSGSITAGKTADLIVLDRNLLEIDAKGNWHKSQVHLTMVDGEIVHDPKGWMQGTDFESRITSPVPDFTPVDI from the coding sequence ATGGTTTCGAGCGCCGGAATCCGGTCGACCAACACGCCTGAAGGGCTGCCTGCGGCGGATATGGTGCTGCGGAACGGGCGGATTTACACCGTTGATCAGGATCAGCCCTGGGCCGAGGCGGTGGCAATCAAACACGGGCGGTTCATGGCGGTTGGCAGCAATGCCGAGATAGAGCCGCTGATTGCCGATTACACCCATGTGCATGATCTGAACGGCGCCTTTGCGATGCCGGGGCTGTACGATATGCACACCCATCCGGATCTGGCTCTGGGGCCGAAATACTCCGACTATCTGGACGTGGGACTGGAGACGCCCTCCCTGGATCAGGTGCGCGAGGCGACCCTGCGCTATGCAACCGAAAACCCCGACCGCGAGTGGATTTTCGGCAAGCATTTCGTCCACTACGCCTTCCGCAAGGCGGGGCTGAAGCCGGGGCGCGACTGGCTCGACAGTTTTATCCCCGACCGGCCGGTTGCGATCATGGACCGGATGTGGGGCAGCTGCATGGCCAACTCAAAGGCGCTGGAGCTGGCAGGCGTCAGCAAGGACACAGTCGATCCCAACAACGGCTACATCGTGCGCGATCCGCTGACCGGCGAGCCGGACGGCATTCTGGTCGATGGCGCCTATGCGCTGATCATGGCGGCGATGCCGCCGCCGCCGATGCATGCGCTGACCCGCGCCTACCGCGAGGGCGCGCGGTTCCAGTCTGCCCGCGGGGTGGTGGCAACGAAATACGTGCATGTGTGCGAGCAGCGTCTGGATGCGCTGCGTGCTATCGACCTCGCGGGTGAGCTGCCGGTGCGGGTTGAGGCCGCGATCAGCTGGCAGGACGACATCTTCCCGGTGTGCCGCCGTTGGGAGCTGCTGGCGGGCGAGCGGCATTACTACCGCTCCAAGCGTCTGAACGCGAATGCCGTAAAGTTCCACTTTGACGGCACCGCCGAGCCGCGCACCTCTTACCTGATCACCCCATGGCCGAACGAAAAGACCTGGCAGGGCTCGCTGAACCTGACGCCTGAACATATCTACGACATGGTGGCAGAGATGGACCGCAAGCGGATCCTGGTAATCGCCCATTGTACCGGTGATGGCGCCTCGGACATTTTTCTGGATGCAGTAGCTGAATGCCGCCGCCGCAACGGTCCCGGTGGCATGCGCCACCAATGCGCCCATTCCACCCTGCTGGACGAGGGCAATCTGGCCCGTTTTGCTGAGCTGGACGTGATTGCCGAGTTCTCGCCGGTGGGCTGGTTCCCGTCGGAGTTCACCATCGGTGCGCGCTCGTCTTTCGGGGAGCGACTGCAGGAGGCCTATAACGTGCGCGGCGTGCTGGATGCGGGCGGAGTTACCGTAATGGGCACCGATTGGCCGGTCAGCAGCATCGACCCTTGGTTCGGGTTCGAAACGCTTGTCACCCGCGAAAACCCGCGCGGGGAGATGGAGGGCAAACTGGGCCGGTCGATCACCCCGCAAGAGGCGATCCGGATGCTGACCCTCAACGGCGCCTATGCGATGGGCTGCGAGGATGTGTCCGGTTCGATCACCGCAGGCAAGACCGCCGATCTGATCGTCCTGGACCGCAACCTGTTGGAGATTGACGCCAAGGGCAACTGGCACAAATCGCAGGTGCATCTGACAATGGTGGATGGCGAGATTGTGCATGACCCAAAGGGCTGGATGCAAGGCACAGATTTTGAAAGCCGCATCACCTCTCCGGTGCCTGATTTCACTCCGGTGGACATCTGA
- a CDS encoding CobW family GTP-binding protein — MDTRVPVTIVAGFLGSGKTTLINTLLQGDHGLNITVLVNDFGAVNIDSDLILKREREVMELSNGCVCCSIQSDLVAQLQALFRSGNSPEYLLIEASGVSQPGRIASVFGYPQLRNYARLDAVVTLLDAENTDMLSDNCQQLVQAQIEAADIAVLTKTDLVDAQRVGDFRERWLFPDLPSYEARDGHVPLQYLLDTGLHDPSSAALLQSNPAAGFYSQSWSSQKPFSYASFKSALGALPASVFRAKGVLYCIDFPDTRIVFQKVGSRLEFRHDGPWRGTPETRLVIIGEDGLDQDGFLQKQMEQSLAARS, encoded by the coding sequence ATGGACACGCGCGTTCCGGTGACCATCGTCGCGGGCTTCCTCGGCTCTGGCAAAACCACTCTGATCAACACCCTGCTGCAGGGGGATCACGGGCTGAACATCACCGTGCTGGTCAATGATTTCGGCGCGGTCAATATCGACTCCGACCTGATCCTGAAGCGCGAGCGCGAGGTGATGGAGCTGTCGAACGGCTGCGTTTGCTGCTCGATCCAAAGTGATCTGGTGGCGCAGCTCCAGGCCCTGTTCCGCTCAGGCAACTCGCCTGAGTATCTGCTGATCGAGGCCAGCGGGGTTTCTCAGCCCGGCCGCATCGCGTCTGTCTTCGGCTATCCCCAGCTGCGGAACTATGCACGGCTCGACGCGGTCGTAACTTTGCTGGACGCCGAAAACACCGACATGCTGTCGGACAACTGCCAGCAACTGGTACAGGCGCAGATTGAGGCGGCGGATATCGCGGTGCTGACCAAGACAGATCTTGTCGACGCGCAAAGGGTCGGAGATTTCCGCGAGCGGTGGCTGTTCCCGGATTTGCCCAGCTATGAGGCCCGTGATGGACATGTTCCCCTGCAGTATCTGTTGGACACCGGCCTGCATGACCCAAGCAGTGCGGCCCTGCTGCAATCCAACCCGGCGGCCGGATTTTACTCGCAAAGCTGGTCATCGCAGAAGCCGTTTAGCTACGCCAGCTTCAAATCTGCGCTGGGTGCCTTGCCCGCTTCGGTGTTCCGGGCAAAGGGCGTGCTTTATTGCATAGACTTCCCCGACACTCGGATTGTGTTCCAGAAGGTTGGTTCCCGTTTGGAATTCCGCCACGACGGCCCATGGCGCGGGACCCCGGAAACCCGGCTGGTTATCATAGGTGAAGACGGACTTGACCAGGACGGTTTCCTGCAAAAGCAAATGGAACAATCCCTGGCCGCCCGCTCTTAA